The Coregonus clupeaformis isolate EN_2021a chromosome 13, ASM2061545v1, whole genome shotgun sequence genome includes a region encoding these proteins:
- the LOC121580282 gene encoding F-box only protein 40-like produces MRRHSLSSRPPRPAGHRHCDSCFSRRCKAPVEISVSCVLIPCRLLCGALFHLCKEEEHALLCPNEKVPCLNAAFGCPIIMPRSWQAGHLQVCPASVVCCSMEWIRWPADEAYANTHPDVHAHTHTLHENLLKEQKAGEQLDLAMALDDQRHLYARMKMKTLYPEMIVKEEGEEEEKKEEKKKKKTEDWAAVRLTNGASTLRTAADDGCSEERPYDILSGIPETAVTDLSDFSLEEEEGDVAAEEPGGNISSDRYNRYERMFNMDKGGCNLDIKKSRGREGKEWNQWMELEEQSCREKKERRDAEAEGEGLMGAPQAPGASGRPRGTEANANATGTTGMAPWQDGVLQRMAKEVTPQEFNMYLVHHGRMLLTFGQMDACTPREKDFVYGNIEPIPVQTLYSFKVPVSYREKQRSIHYYDASARAESTWVCVDTSDLGALKESWWTDEAESTLLGYAEREVMGHQISELRGQDGLYVDMGMQTHSFRTAPFRRDTTLADLTRDKPLKLRLQLQADSTSSRHNKASSAFTFLCGHSFQRREFPKHFRNVHTDIQTCASGWFEQRCPLAYLGCTYSQRRLEPFRQPATVTYNQELSIFNLRPTVPASLGEGPEPPKPSKSQSAPEPVSTPRRWRSKGEGDCDSLSALPSEVLCHIASFLDSLSLSQLALVSRLMREVCSSLLQDRGMVSFLWEKKTYKSGVAKWKAKTVWEFSHLFSTVDLWRFIDNVPSMSEHLKVCSYYQTWVPPQPVALPSMSHLRGGTQEQDNQQRQSLVTQFMGNR; encoded by the exons ATG AGACGTCATTCCCTTTCCTCTCGCCCCCCCCGTCCTGCCGGTCACCGCCACTGTGACAGCTGCTTCAGCCGGCGGTGCAAGGCCCCTGTGGAGATCTCTGTGTCTTGTGTGCTCATCCCCTGTCGCCTTTTGTGTGGAGCCCTGTTCCACCTGTGCAAAGAGGAGGAGCATGCGCTGCTCTGCCCCAATGAGAAGGTGCCATGCCTTAACGCCGCCTTCGGCTGTCCAATCATCATGCCCCGTTCCTGGCAGGCGGGCCACCTGCAGGTCTGTCCCGCCAGTGTGGTGTGCTGCTCAATGGAATGGATCCGCTGGCCAGCCGATGAAGCCTACGCAAACACACACCCCGAcgtccacgcacacacacacaccctgcatgAGAACCTGCTGAAGGAGCAGAAGGCAGGAGAACAGCTGGACCTGGCCATGGCCCTGGATGATCAGAGACACCTGTACGCTCGTATGAAGATGAAGACTCTCTACCCAGAGATGatagtgaaggaggagggagaggaagaggagaagaaagaagagaagaaaaagaagaagacagaagactGGGCTGCAGTGCGTCTAACTAATGGGGCCTCCACCCTCCGTACGGCTGCTGATGATGGGTGTAGTGAAGAGAGGCCATATGATATCCTATCTG gcaTTCCAGAAACAGCAGTGACAGACCTTTCAGACTTttctttggaggaggaggagggagatgtgGCTGCGGAGGAACCAGGGGGAAACATCAGCTCTGACAGATACAACAGGTATGAAAGGATGTTCAATATGGATAAAGGAGGCTGTAACCTGGACATCAAAAAGAGCCGGGGTAGAGAAGGGAAGGAGTGGAACCAGTGGATGGAGTTGGAGGAGCAGTCGTgcagagagaagaaggagagaagagatgcAGAGGCAGAAGGAGAAGGGTTGATGGGAGCTCCGCAAGCTCCAGGAGCTTCAGGGAGACCAAGGGGGACCGAGGCCAATGCTAACGCAACAGGGACTACAGGTATGGCCCCATGGCAGGACGGGGTCCTGCAGCGCATGGCCAAGGAGGTCACCCCACAGGAATTCAACATGTACCTGGTGCACCACGGACGCATGCTGCTCACCTTTGGCCAGATGGATGCCTGCACACCACGGGAGAAAGACTTTGTCTACGGAAACATAGAGCCCATCCCTGTTCAGACACTGTACTCCTTCAAG GTTCCTGTCAGCTACCGAGAGAAGCAGCGTAGTATCCACTACTATGACGCATCCGCCCGTGCTGAGAGTACCTGGGTCTGTGTGGATACGTCTGACCTGGGGGCATTAAAGGAGTCCTGGTGGACGGACGAGGCTGAGAGCACACTACTGGGATACgcagagagagaggtcatggggCATCAG ATCAGTGAGCTGCGTGGACAGGATGGGCTTTATGTGGACATGGGGATGCAGACCCACTCCTTCAGGACGGCGCCGTTCAGACGAGACACGACGTTAGCAGACCTGACAAGGGACAAGCCTCTGAAGCTCCGCCTCCAGCTGCAGGCAGACAGCACCTCCAGCCGACACAACAAGGCTAGCTCCGCCTTCACCTTCCTCTGTGGACACTCCTTCCAACGGAGGGAATTCCCCAAACACTTCAG GAACGTGCACACAGACATTCAGACGTGTGCTAGTGGCTGGTTTGAGCAGAGGTGTCCCCTGGCCTACCTGGGCTGCACCTACAGCCAGAGAAGGTTAGAGCCTTTCAGACAACCTGCCACCGTCACCTACAA CCAGGAACTGAGCATCTTCAACCTCCGACCCACCGTCCCAGCCTCTCTAGGGGAGGGACCAGAGCCCCCCAAACCCTCCAAGTCCCAGTCTGCTCCAGAACCTGTCTCAACCCCCAGGAGGTGGCGGTCGAAGGGAGAAGGGGACTGCGATTCTCTGAGTGCTTTGCCATCCGAGGTGCTGTGCCACATTGCCAGCTTCCTGGACAGTCTGTCCCTGTCCCAACTGGCCCTGGTGTCCCGCCTCATGAGAGAGGTGTGTTCCTCTCTGCTGCAGGACAGGGGGATGGTGTCCTTCCTCTGGGAAAAGAAGACCTACAAGTCCGGTGTGGCCAAATGGAAGGCCAAAACT GTGTGGGAGTTCAGTCATCTGTTCTCTACAGTGGATTTGTGGCGTTTTATAGACAACGTGCCGTCCATGTCGGAGCACCTGAAGGTTTGTTCGTACTACCAGACCTGGGTACCACCCCAGCCGGTGGCCCTGCCCAGCATGAGTCACCTACGGGGGGGAACACAGGagcaggacaaccagcagagacAGAGCCTGGTTACTCAGTTCATGGGCAACAGATAG